In Bacillus cereus ATCC 14579, a single window of DNA contains:
- a CDS encoding tetratricopeptide repeat protein translates to MTIENQFIQKVYYKTFLTEETSTPASEVLGEAYINESKNEFSNISNIRFAQGEFYYQNKDFEAAIFKWEKVNNALALWATKNIADAYFELGFLPKAEEIYQSIQTEDTTLTMEVSLQLLSLYIEQDRLGLAFKTISEAVAFQPDYPNITAIARSFYEKQEDWNNAIELAVQEGIRTQSLHWFDTLITYINKGFTKNIKPEYFYESLKALYAVDQAQFKELVIALWNSYQHESLYLPWIQSINHLFLHIETDNNDDWNEISTRYQETYFALITGNHFMHELNGLVPNLLTNWFSLTKAKDSLVVSAAVLAWNEVSPTTLESLLVKSAGSLLSNTSAEADVNMETVSHLFETIAVWAEKNDVDLSHQFTLLVHELCDLNVTPILIAGTSDHDKTSFVNSILGENILTETLTTPILFKDASQTEITEFTELDIRNIPNLDEFHQITATSAQSELEKKCIEIKLPSRFLRKNKFTFLITPSIQGQLDKNNAYFEYLQAADSLVYVLNSSSPLHSQEFDTLIYLREQVPNLQIHFVSHTNNTTTDEKLISKLKVHFPDAQFFPYSPSQESSQQLGDVTESILSNLAKRDIEKERIEKLIWFTQKTIAYLINERVELENTLVKSVRWNKHISVKLTGFINNLTALEKDKIRSITESYLLTKEEITRDIHSQIPELLQSCSDLVQEDSDFKLVHEELNAAMNERVQKHVQQVLLPKFTGSIQEWIETAHNEFIQAQAYLDEMSETFNKLYKEERMKLPCDFKLLDDWNRDVVRMTNRITVTNINILLRFTPTQFFLKSAGKLFGNMQKNQSMLANKYKQYIETEDYTEIAHTISKQFFLQFEVFEGALERDIMMFFKDPLNILKQNVDAAQLEIKEDEQTLATLRSNPETYHDPLALFKLQLLQHKFVLSTTKKHEDIFVSNESPTV, encoded by the coding sequence ATGACCATTGAAAATCAATTTATTCAAAAAGTTTACTATAAAACATTTTTAACAGAAGAAACTTCTACTCCTGCATCGGAAGTACTCGGTGAAGCATATATAAATGAATCTAAAAATGAATTCTCCAACATTTCTAATATTCGATTTGCTCAAGGTGAATTTTATTATCAAAATAAAGATTTTGAAGCAGCTATATTTAAATGGGAAAAAGTAAATAATGCTCTTGCACTTTGGGCGACAAAAAATATTGCAGATGCTTATTTTGAACTAGGATTCTTACCAAAGGCAGAAGAAATTTATCAATCTATCCAAACGGAAGATACGACTCTTACGATGGAGGTTTCCTTACAACTTCTTTCTCTTTATATCGAACAAGATCGTTTAGGACTCGCTTTTAAGACGATTAGTGAAGCTGTTGCATTCCAACCGGATTACCCAAATATTACTGCAATTGCACGTTCTTTCTATGAAAAACAAGAAGATTGGAACAACGCTATCGAACTAGCTGTTCAAGAAGGTATCCGAACACAATCTTTACACTGGTTTGATACGTTAATAACTTACATAAACAAAGGATTTACAAAAAATATTAAGCCTGAATATTTCTATGAGTCTTTAAAAGCTCTATATGCTGTTGATCAAGCTCAATTTAAAGAACTTGTTATTGCTCTTTGGAATAGCTATCAACATGAATCCTTATACCTTCCTTGGATTCAAAGTATTAATCATTTATTCTTGCATATTGAAACAGACAATAATGACGATTGGAATGAAATCTCTACTCGCTACCAAGAAACATACTTTGCATTAATTACCGGAAATCATTTTATGCATGAATTAAACGGACTTGTACCAAATTTATTAACAAATTGGTTCAGTTTAACGAAAGCAAAAGATTCTCTAGTTGTCTCTGCAGCAGTGTTAGCATGGAATGAAGTCTCACCTACAACTTTAGAATCATTACTCGTAAAAAGTGCTGGATCCTTACTTTCTAATACATCAGCTGAAGCAGATGTAAATATGGAAACAGTTTCTCATTTATTCGAAACAATCGCTGTATGGGCTGAGAAAAATGATGTAGATTTAAGTCATCAATTTACGCTACTCGTCCATGAACTATGTGATTTAAATGTCACACCAATACTAATAGCTGGAACTAGTGACCATGATAAAACATCATTTGTTAATTCAATATTGGGAGAGAACATCTTAACTGAAACTTTAACAACTCCTATTCTATTTAAAGACGCTAGTCAAACTGAAATAACAGAATTTACCGAGTTAGATATAAGAAATATCCCTAACCTTGATGAATTCCATCAAATAACGGCTACATCTGCTCAGTCAGAACTTGAGAAAAAATGTATAGAAATTAAGCTACCAAGTAGGTTTTTAAGAAAAAATAAGTTTACATTTCTTATTACACCATCTATTCAAGGACAATTGGATAAAAACAATGCATACTTTGAATACTTACAAGCAGCAGATAGCCTTGTATACGTATTAAATTCTTCTTCACCATTGCATAGTCAAGAATTTGATACGTTAATTTATTTACGTGAACAAGTACCAAACTTACAAATTCACTTCGTATCACACACAAATAATACGACTACTGATGAAAAACTAATTAGTAAACTTAAAGTACATTTTCCAGATGCACAATTCTTCCCATACTCTCCTTCGCAAGAGAGTAGCCAGCAACTTGGAGATGTAACAGAATCTATTCTTTCTAATCTTGCAAAACGCGATATAGAAAAAGAACGTATAGAAAAGCTAATATGGTTTACGCAAAAGACCATTGCTTATCTCATAAATGAACGTGTGGAATTAGAAAATACATTAGTAAAATCCGTACGCTGGAATAAACACATCTCAGTGAAACTTACTGGATTTATTAATAACCTTACTGCTCTTGAAAAAGATAAAATTCGTTCTATTACCGAATCCTATCTTTTAACGAAAGAAGAAATTACACGAGATATACATTCTCAAATTCCTGAATTATTACAGAGCTGCTCTGATCTTGTTCAAGAAGATAGTGATTTCAAATTAGTTCATGAAGAATTAAATGCTGCAATGAATGAACGAGTTCAAAAGCATGTACAACAGGTACTTCTTCCTAAATTTACTGGGTCTATTCAAGAATGGATTGAAACAGCACATAATGAATTTATTCAAGCTCAAGCTTATTTAGATGAAATGAGTGAAACGTTTAATAAATTATATAAAGAAGAACGTATGAAACTTCCTTGCGATTTCAAATTATTAGATGATTGGAATCGAGATGTTGTACGAATGACAAATCGAATTACAGTAACGAACATCAATATTTTATTACGCTTTACACCGACACAGTTTTTCTTAAAAAGTGCCGGAAAATTATTTGGTAATATGCAAAAAAACCAATCTATGCTCGCCAACAAATATAAACAATATATTGAAACAGAAGACTATACAGAAATTGCTCACACAATTTCAAAACAATTCTTCCTTCAATTTGAAGTATTTGAAGGTGCATTAGAACGTGATATCATGATGTTCTTCAAAGATCCACTTAATATATTGAAACAAAATGTAGATGCAGCTCAACTTGAGATAAAGGAAGACGAGCAAACATTAGCAACGCTAAGAAGCAATCCAGAAACATATCATGATCCTTTGGCGTTATTTAAACTACAATTGCTACAACATAAATTCGTTTTAAGTACTACAAAGAAACATGAAGATATTTTTGTATCAAACGAATCTCCTACTGTTTAA
- a CDS encoding DedA family protein → MEQHIGELIAHYGYFGIVIALAGGIVGLPIPDEFLLTFVGYNVSKGVMSGTAAFLSGLAGAMLGITLSYILGLKLGLPVLKKYGPKIRIKEHHIEKTHILFEKYGPFLLMIGYFIPGVRHLTAYFAGVSNLTLWRFCLYAYGGALIWISVFIGLGWKLGEKWRFVEYSLHHYGIWILLISAVVTCFVWLYIKKKKNR, encoded by the coding sequence ATGGAACAACATATTGGCGAGTTAATCGCGCATTATGGCTATTTTGGAATTGTTATAGCTTTGGCTGGTGGGATTGTCGGATTACCGATACCAGACGAGTTTTTATTGACCTTTGTTGGTTATAATGTTTCAAAAGGAGTTATGTCAGGAACTGCTGCTTTTTTAAGTGGGCTGGCTGGTGCGATGTTAGGGATCACGTTAAGCTACATATTAGGTTTAAAACTTGGGCTCCCTGTTTTAAAGAAATATGGGCCGAAAATTAGAATTAAAGAACATCACATTGAAAAAACACATATTTTATTTGAAAAATATGGGCCATTTCTTTTAATGATTGGTTATTTTATACCGGGCGTACGTCATTTAACAGCATATTTTGCTGGGGTATCAAATTTGACACTTTGGCGTTTTTGTTTGTACGCTTACGGTGGTGCGCTCATTTGGATAAGTGTTTTTATTGGGCTTGGCTGGAAGTTAGGCGAGAAGTGGCGCTTCGTTGAGTATAGTTTACATCATTATGGAATATGGATTTTATTAATTTCAGCAGTTGTTACATGTTTTGTATGGTTGTACATAAAGAAAAAGAAAAACCGCTAA
- a CDS encoding EamA family transporter translates to MSSWLLFALLSAIAAALVSIFGKFGLDGIDANVATTIRSIIMALFMIGVIIIQGKFQNIGDVLLNKKALLFITLSGIAGASSWLFYFLALKTGKVSQVAPVDKLSVVFSIILAMIILGEKLNFMTGVGVVFITAGVLFIAFS, encoded by the coding sequence ATGAGTTCGTGGCTCTTATTTGCACTATTATCAGCAATTGCTGCTGCCCTTGTATCGATTTTTGGAAAGTTTGGTTTAGACGGCATCGATGCAAACGTTGCAACAACAATTCGATCTATTATTATGGCATTATTTATGATAGGCGTTATTATCATACAAGGTAAATTTCAAAATATCGGCGACGTACTACTAAATAAAAAAGCACTGCTATTTATCACATTAAGTGGGATTGCAGGTGCTTCTTCATGGCTATTTTATTTTCTTGCCCTCAAAACAGGAAAGGTTTCACAAGTAGCTCCTGTCGATAAATTAAGCGTCGTATTTTCTATCATTCTCGCTATGATTATCCTCGGTGAAAAGTTAAACTTTATGACCGGCGTTGGTGTAGTCTTTATTACAGCTGGTGTATTATTTATTGCTTTCAGCTAA
- a CDS encoding BH0509 family protein: MKREERKNMIEFIEKKKGIERDELLFMTDDEVEHIYNVTYFLYEEIAE, translated from the coding sequence ATGAAGAGAGAAGAACGCAAAAACATGATTGAGTTTATTGAAAAGAAAAAAGGGATTGAGCGTGACGAATTACTGTTTATGACAGACGATGAAGTAGAACATATTTATAATGTAACGTACTTTTTATATGAGGAAATTGCAGAGTAG
- a CDS encoding pyridoxamine 5'-phosphate oxidase family protein: MHLKEKIATIIQGQRTGVLSTVRNEKPHSAFMMFFHEDFVLYVATDRQSKKITDIEQNPNVHVLLGREGKKLDEDYIEVEGLASIEEDSTLKNKFWNNSLKRWLLGPEDPNYVLIKINPDTIYYIDGAGTTEPEFLRL; encoded by the coding sequence ATGCACTTAAAAGAAAAAATCGCAACTATTATTCAAGGTCAACGTACTGGTGTATTATCTACAGTACGAAATGAGAAACCTCATAGCGCCTTTATGATGTTTTTCCATGAAGATTTTGTACTGTATGTTGCAACAGATCGACAATCAAAAAAGATAACAGATATTGAACAAAATCCTAATGTCCATGTACTACTCGGACGAGAAGGGAAAAAATTAGATGAAGATTATATTGAAGTTGAAGGATTGGCTTCAATTGAGGAAGACTCGACATTAAAAAACAAGTTTTGGAATAATAGCTTAAAACGTTGGTTACTCGGCCCTGAAGACCCTAATTACGTATTGATAAAAATCAACCCCGACACAATTTATTACATCGATGGTGCCGGTACGACGGAGCCTGAGTTTTTACGACTATAA
- the cax gene encoding calcium/proton exchanger, with product MFNKIFLIVALIGVPLSVLGKTLHWPETIMFAVYCVTIIALAGFMGRATESLAIVSGPRIGGLLNATFGNAVELIISIFALQAGLIEVVLASLTGSVLGNLLLVGGSSFFVGGLKYKRQSFNVYDARHNSALLIFAVVVAFVIPEIFSMKMDAGKTYQLSIGVSIIMIIMYLAALLFKLVTHRGVYQHKSDEVAHEEEPEWSKGKALLILAIATLAVAYVSEALVHTFETVAKSFGWSELFIGVIIVAIVGNAAEHASAIIMAYKNKVNIAVEIAIGSTLQIAMFVAPVLVLLSMFFAQRMPLVFTIPELVSMITAVFLTIAISNDGDTNWFEGGTLLAAYVIMGIGFYLL from the coding sequence ATGTTTAATAAAATATTTCTTATAGTAGCGCTTATAGGTGTACCACTATCTGTACTTGGAAAAACACTTCATTGGCCAGAAACAATTATGTTCGCTGTGTATTGTGTTACGATTATCGCATTAGCTGGTTTTATGGGTAGAGCAACAGAGAGTCTAGCAATTGTTTCTGGTCCTAGAATAGGCGGATTATTAAATGCTACTTTCGGTAATGCTGTTGAACTTATCATTTCAATTTTTGCACTTCAAGCAGGGTTAATTGAAGTGGTGTTAGCTTCTTTAACGGGATCTGTACTTGGAAATTTATTATTAGTAGGAGGGTCATCCTTCTTTGTTGGAGGTCTTAAATACAAAAGACAAAGTTTTAATGTATATGATGCAAGGCATAATTCAGCTTTATTAATATTTGCTGTTGTTGTGGCCTTTGTTATTCCAGAGATCTTTTCAATGAAGATGGACGCTGGCAAGACGTATCAATTAAGTATAGGTGTTTCTATTATTATGATTATCATGTACCTTGCTGCATTACTATTTAAGTTAGTTACGCACCGTGGTGTATATCAACATAAAAGTGACGAAGTAGCGCATGAAGAAGAGCCAGAGTGGTCGAAAGGGAAGGCGCTACTTATTTTAGCGATAGCAACACTAGCGGTAGCTTATGTGTCAGAGGCACTCGTGCATACTTTTGAAACTGTTGCAAAGTCATTTGGCTGGTCAGAGTTATTTATAGGGGTTATTATCGTTGCAATTGTTGGGAATGCAGCGGAACATGCGTCTGCAATTATTATGGCTTATAAAAATAAAGTAAATATTGCAGTTGAAATTGCAATAGGCTCTACATTACAAATCGCCATGTTTGTTGCTCCTGTATTAGTATTACTATCTATGTTCTTCGCGCAAAGGATGCCTTTAGTATTTACCATACCAGAACTTGTGTCTATGATTACAGCCGTTTTCTTAACGATTGCGATTTCCAATGATGGAGATACAAACTGGTTTGAAGGAGGCACTTTACTAGCGGCGTATGTCATTATGGGAATTGGTTTTTATTTATTATGA
- a CDS encoding YfkD famly protein, translated as MKRVYSICLSTMVSFILLFPNMSFAKTTVGTKMPSSVLNISKDNTFPNDAQDLPRLQPSKFAQELLKTANIKIENPDLIRMFNETTISNAPLAVGYRAKIYLGQWALHYESVDTSINWEYKQVNRNVYDNRGGDRLYPLRYKQETQKTVEGDLTADMKDAADVKKMMLLKALEKVQLPLSFKTTIGYGTGHERVYNISPSQLGYLYAYTPAVNEKGKVTFGEVYLVLKGNQKRLVVKNITSQGIGAAIPIHDHLFFKFISSSHSQ; from the coding sequence GTGAAACGAGTATACAGCATATGTCTTTCAACTATGGTCTCGTTTATTTTATTATTTCCTAACATGAGTTTTGCAAAGACAACAGTAGGAACAAAAATGCCTTCATCTGTTTTAAATATTTCAAAAGACAATACATTTCCAAATGATGCGCAAGATTTGCCACGTTTACAACCAAGTAAATTTGCTCAAGAGCTATTGAAAACGGCTAATATTAAAATTGAAAATCCAGACTTAATTCGGATGTTTAATGAAACGACAATTTCAAATGCGCCACTTGCAGTAGGGTATCGGGCAAAAATTTATTTAGGTCAATGGGCCTTACATTATGAATCAGTAGACACATCGATTAATTGGGAATATAAACAAGTGAATCGAAATGTGTATGATAATCGCGGAGGAGACCGTTTATATCCACTTCGCTATAAGCAAGAAACACAAAAGACGGTTGAAGGCGATTTAACAGCAGATATGAAAGATGCTGCAGATGTGAAAAAAATGATGCTTCTCAAAGCACTTGAAAAAGTACAATTACCTCTTTCGTTTAAGACAACTATTGGTTATGGTACTGGACATGAGCGTGTGTATAATATTAGTCCGAGTCAACTTGGATATTTATACGCTTATACACCAGCAGTAAATGAAAAGGGAAAAGTAACATTTGGAGAAGTGTATCTTGTATTAAAGGGAAATCAAAAAAGACTTGTTGTGAAAAATATTACTTCTCAAGGAATTGGAGCGGCAATTCCAATTCATGATCATTTGTTTTTTAAATTTATTTCTTCTTCTCACTCGCAATAA
- the yfkAB gene encoding radical SAM/CxCxxxxC motif protein YfkAB, with amino-acid sequence MTISQKMKPITPSYDPWEAYMDLEEYGKLLLTNVEFTTTTLCNMRCEHCAVGYTLQPKDPNPLPMDLLLKRLDEIPHLRSLSITGGEPMLSKKSVDNYVTPLLKYAHERGVRTQINSNLTIDLARYEQIIPYLDVLHISHNWGTIDDFVEGGFAMMERKPTYEQRAKLFERMITNSKALSDAGVLVSAETMLNKRTLPHIEHIHRQIVEEMGCKRHEVHPMYPSDFASNLEILTKAEIRDAIEHLLEIRDENVWMLFGTLPFYACSDDEKDIATFKKLQESKNVTVRNDPDGRSRLNVNIFDGNIIVTDFGDVPLLGNIQTNTLQEAYEKWSTSKTAKSLSCHCPAVKCLGPNVLVKNSYYPTEDFLSKTANITL; translated from the coding sequence ATGACGATATCACAAAAAATGAAGCCGATTACTCCTTCTTACGATCCATGGGAAGCGTATATGGACCTTGAAGAGTACGGCAAACTACTATTAACAAATGTTGAATTTACAACGACGACGTTATGCAACATGCGCTGTGAGCATTGCGCTGTTGGTTACACGTTACAGCCGAAAGACCCAAATCCGCTTCCGATGGATCTTTTATTAAAACGATTAGATGAGATTCCTCATTTACGTTCTTTAAGTATTACTGGCGGCGAACCTATGCTTTCAAAAAAATCCGTCGACAACTATGTAACACCACTCTTAAAATATGCCCATGAACGAGGCGTTCGCACTCAAATCAACTCTAACTTAACTATAGATTTAGCACGTTACGAACAGATTATTCCTTATTTAGACGTATTGCATATATCTCATAACTGGGGAACAATTGATGACTTCGTTGAAGGCGGATTTGCAATGATGGAGCGTAAGCCTACTTACGAACAACGTGCAAAATTATTTGAAAGAATGATTACAAATAGTAAGGCTCTATCAGATGCAGGTGTACTTGTATCGGCCGAAACAATGCTAAACAAAAGAACTCTACCACATATTGAACATATTCACCGCCAAATCGTCGAAGAGATGGGCTGTAAACGTCATGAAGTTCATCCAATGTATCCAAGTGACTTCGCGAGTAATCTAGAGATTTTAACAAAAGCTGAAATTCGTGATGCGATTGAGCATTTACTAGAAATTCGTGATGAAAATGTATGGATGTTATTTGGAACGTTACCTTTCTATGCTTGTAGCGATGACGAAAAAGACATAGCTACATTTAAAAAATTGCAAGAGAGCAAAAATGTAACTGTTCGTAATGATCCAGATGGCCGGTCTCGTTTAAATGTAAATATTTTCGATGGAAATATTATTGTGACGGACTTTGGTGATGTTCCACTTCTAGGAAACATACAAACAAACACATTACAAGAAGCGTATGAAAAATGGAGCACTTCAAAAACAGCAAAATCATTAAGCTGCCACTGTCCTGCAGTAAAATGTCTTGGACCAAATGTTCTTGTAAAAAACAGCTACTATCCGACAGAAGATTTCTTATCAAAAACAGCAAACATTACATTATAA
- a CDS encoding SE1561 family protein produces MGKAIQDKDTQLVYLKERLNMFIEVIDTIEPEEVELEDVDRLLAMLDELELKCEQFKKDE; encoded by the coding sequence ATGGGAAAAGCAATTCAAGATAAAGATACACAATTAGTATATTTAAAAGAACGTTTAAATATGTTCATTGAAGTAATTGATACAATTGAACCTGAAGAAGTAGAATTAGAAGATGTAGATCGTCTTCTTGCAATGTTAGATGAATTAGAATTAAAATGTGAGCAATTTAAAAAAGACGAATAA
- the fumA gene encoding class I fumarate hydratase has translation MEKLQESMYQLIVETSTNLPKDVRRAIQQAKERENAGTRSAMALGTITNNIKMADDNISPICQDTGMPTFKIYTPVGVNQLKLKEAIYNALERATKDGKLRPNSVDSLFGDNSGNNLGPGTPVIKFEQWEKDYIDARLILKGGGCENKNIQYSLPCELEGLGRAGRDLEGIRKCLLHAVYQAQGQGCSAGVIGVGIGGDRTSGYELAKNQLFRTLDDVNPVPELQHLEEYVLENANKLGIGTMGFGGETTLLGCKIGVYNRLPASFYVSVAYNCWAYRRLGVKIHPETGDIMDWLYQEGEDTLQHEVQEKTEQREIVLQAPITEEQIRELRVGDVVTINGMMYTGRDAIHKHLMDNDCPVDLNGQIIYHCGPVVVKDENDNWQIKAAGPTTSIREEPYQGDIMKKFGIRAVIGKGGMGAKTLAALEEHGGVYLNAIGGAAQYYAECIKEVKDVDFLQFGIPEAMWHLRIDGFKAVVTMDSHGNSLHADVDKTSLEKLASFKEPVFK, from the coding sequence ATGGAAAAGCTTCAAGAAAGCATGTATCAACTAATTGTTGAAACGTCAACGAACTTACCGAAAGATGTTCGTCGTGCGATTCAACAAGCGAAAGAGCGAGAAAATGCAGGGACTCGTTCTGCGATGGCACTTGGCACAATTACAAATAATATTAAAATGGCTGATGATAACATCTCGCCGATTTGCCAAGATACAGGGATGCCAACGTTTAAAATTTATACACCAGTTGGTGTGAATCAATTAAAGTTGAAGGAAGCTATCTATAATGCGCTTGAGCGGGCGACAAAAGATGGTAAACTTCGTCCCAATTCTGTTGATTCTCTTTTTGGAGATAATAGTGGAAATAATTTAGGACCAGGTACACCGGTGATTAAGTTTGAACAATGGGAAAAAGATTATATTGATGCACGTTTAATCCTAAAAGGTGGTGGCTGTGAGAATAAAAATATTCAATATAGCTTACCGTGTGAACTAGAAGGACTTGGACGAGCTGGCCGTGATTTAGAAGGGATTCGTAAATGCCTTCTTCATGCAGTGTATCAAGCACAAGGGCAAGGATGTAGCGCTGGTGTAATTGGTGTTGGTATCGGGGGAGACCGCACATCAGGTTATGAATTGGCAAAAAATCAATTATTCCGTACATTAGATGATGTCAATCCAGTACCAGAGTTACAACATCTTGAAGAGTACGTATTAGAAAATGCGAATAAGCTTGGCATTGGTACGATGGGATTTGGCGGAGAAACAACTTTACTTGGTTGTAAAATTGGCGTCTATAATCGTTTGCCAGCTAGTTTCTATGTATCTGTTGCGTATAATTGCTGGGCATATCGTCGCCTTGGTGTGAAAATCCATCCTGAAACAGGAGACATTATGGATTGGCTATATCAAGAAGGTGAAGATACACTTCAGCATGAAGTACAAGAAAAAACAGAGCAACGTGAGATTGTATTACAAGCACCAATTACAGAAGAGCAAATTCGTGAACTTCGCGTTGGTGATGTTGTAACAATTAATGGCATGATGTATACAGGTCGTGACGCAATCCATAAGCATTTAATGGATAATGATTGTCCAGTAGATTTAAATGGACAAATTATTTACCACTGTGGTCCAGTTGTTGTGAAAGATGAAAATGACAATTGGCAAATTAAAGCGGCAGGTCCAACGACAAGTATTCGTGAAGAACCGTACCAAGGCGATATTATGAAGAAATTCGGTATTCGCGCTGTCATTGGAAAAGGCGGTATGGGTGCGAAAACATTAGCGGCTTTAGAAGAACACGGCGGTGTATATTTAAACGCAATCGGTGGTGCAGCGCAATATTATGCTGAATGTATTAAAGAAGTGAAAGATGTTGATTTCTTACAATTTGGTATTCCAGAAGCAATGTGGCATTTACGTATCGACGGGTTTAAAGCAGTTGTAACGATGGACTCGCATGGTAATAGCTTACATGCAGATGTTGATAAAACATCACTTGAAAAATTAGCTAGCTTTAAAGAGCCAGTATTTAAGTAA
- the pdaA gene encoding delta-lactam-biosynthetic de-N-acetylase produces MKYKWLYMGLIFSIMMALVPVSALAYTNTPHNWGIPRPKNETVPDAGKLYTDLLQKNGGFYLGDTKKKDIYLTFDNGYENGYTGKILDVLKEKKVPATFFVTGHYIKTQKDLLLRMKDEGHIIGNHSWSHPDFTAVNDEKLREELTSVTEEIKKVTGQKEVKYVRPPRGVFSERTLALTKEMGYYNVFWSLAFLDWKVDQQRGWQYAHNNVMTMIHPGSILLLHAISKDNAEALAKIIDDLREKGYHFKSLDDLVKGNQP; encoded by the coding sequence ATGAAATATAAATGGTTATATATGGGTCTCATTTTTTCAATTATGATGGCACTTGTTCCAGTTTCAGCACTGGCTTATACAAATACTCCACATAACTGGGGAATCCCGCGTCCTAAAAATGAAACAGTACCAGATGCAGGAAAGTTATATACAGATTTACTACAAAAAAATGGCGGGTTTTATTTAGGAGATACGAAGAAAAAAGATATTTATTTAACATTTGATAATGGATATGAGAATGGATACACAGGGAAAATATTAGATGTATTAAAAGAGAAAAAAGTACCAGCAACTTTCTTTGTAACGGGGCATTACATTAAAACGCAAAAAGATTTATTGTTAAGAATGAAGGATGAAGGACACATTATTGGAAACCATTCTTGGAGTCATCCTGATTTTACAGCGGTAAATGATGAGAAACTTCGTGAAGAATTAACGAGTGTAACGGAAGAAATTAAAAAAGTAACTGGGCAAAAAGAAGTGAAATATGTACGTCCTCCGCGCGGTGTATTTAGTGAAAGAACGTTAGCTCTTACGAAAGAAATGGGCTATTATAATGTATTTTGGTCACTTGCATTTTTGGATTGGAAAGTGGATCAGCAAAGAGGATGGCAATATGCGCATAATAATGTTATGACGATGATTCATCCAGGATCTATTTTATTACTTCATGCAATATCAAAAGATAATGCAGAAGCACTTGCGAAAATCATTGATGATTTGCGCGAGAAAGGGTATCATTTTAAAAGTCTAGATGACTTAGTAAAAGGCAATCAACCGTAA